A stretch of Lysobacter sp. K5869 DNA encodes these proteins:
- a CDS encoding bifunctional 2-methylcitrate dehydratase/aconitate hydratase, with amino-acid sequence MSHFDIRSTVRPDPDKPMVDIADYVADYKIDSKEAYDTARYMLLDSLACAALAMDHKECLKHLGPLVPGGEMKGGARVPFTSYELDPVQAAYNIGVQIRWLDFNDTWLAAEWGHPSDNLGAILGVADYLGRKAEAEGGKAMTVRDVLGHAIKAHEIQGGYALKNSFNRVGLDHVILVRLASTAVTTQMLGGAKEEIITAVSHSWIDNGVLRTYRHAPNTGPRKSWAAGDACRRAVTHALNANKGVVGYPSALSVKTWGFYDIAFKGKQFEFERPFGSYVMENVLFKISFPAEFHAQTAVECAMQLHDQVKDKLDQIERVELETQEAGVRIIDKTGPLANYADRDHCLQYMVAVPLIFGRLTADDYVDAVASDPRIDALRDKMTVKENEQFTKDYFDPDKRYIGNSVQVFFKDGTSTDKVSIDFPIGHRKRRAEGIPVLMAKFEAAIRAKLPAAQADRLLALANNPAELEALPVTEFMGLFVR; translated from the coding sequence ATGAGCCACTTCGACATCCGTTCGACCGTCCGCCCCGACCCCGACAAGCCGATGGTCGACATCGCCGACTACGTCGCCGATTACAAGATCGACTCGAAAGAGGCTTACGACACCGCGCGCTACATGCTGCTCGACTCGCTGGCCTGCGCGGCGCTGGCGATGGACCATAAGGAATGCCTCAAGCACCTCGGCCCGCTGGTGCCGGGCGGCGAGATGAAGGGCGGCGCGCGCGTGCCGTTCACCTCCTACGAACTCGACCCGGTCCAGGCCGCCTACAACATCGGCGTGCAGATCCGCTGGCTCGACTTCAACGACACCTGGCTGGCCGCCGAATGGGGCCACCCGTCCGACAACCTCGGCGCCATCCTCGGCGTCGCCGACTACCTGGGCCGCAAGGCCGAGGCCGAAGGCGGCAAGGCCATGACCGTGCGCGACGTGCTCGGCCACGCGATCAAGGCCCACGAAATCCAGGGCGGCTACGCGCTCAAGAACTCGTTCAACCGGGTCGGCCTCGATCACGTGATCCTGGTCCGTCTGGCTTCGACCGCGGTGACCACGCAGATGCTCGGCGGCGCCAAGGAAGAGATCATCACCGCCGTCTCGCACTCCTGGATCGACAACGGCGTGCTGCGCACCTACCGTCACGCGCCGAACACCGGCCCGCGCAAGAGCTGGGCCGCCGGCGACGCCTGCCGCCGCGCCGTCACCCACGCGCTCAACGCCAACAAGGGCGTGGTCGGCTACCCGAGCGCGCTGTCGGTCAAGACCTGGGGCTTCTACGACATCGCCTTCAAGGGCAAGCAGTTCGAGTTCGAGCGTCCGTTCGGCAGCTACGTGATGGAGAACGTGCTGTTCAAGATCTCCTTCCCGGCCGAGTTCCACGCCCAGACCGCGGTCGAGTGCGCGATGCAGCTGCACGATCAGGTCAAGGACAAGCTCGACCAGATCGAGCGCGTCGAGCTGGAGACCCAGGAAGCCGGTGTGCGCATCATCGACAAGACCGGCCCGCTGGCCAACTACGCCGACCGCGACCACTGCCTGCAGTACATGGTCGCCGTGCCGCTGATCTTCGGCCGCCTGACCGCGGACGATTACGTCGACGCCGTCGCAAGCGACCCGCGTATCGACGCCCTGCGCGACAAGATGACGGTCAAGGAGAACGAGCAGTTCACCAAGGACTACTTCGACCCCGACAAGCGCTACATCGGCAACTCGGTGCAGGTGTTCTTCAAGGACGGCACGTCCACCGACAAGGTCTCCATCGACTTCCCGATCGGCCACCGCAAGCGCCGCGCCGAGGGCATCCCGGTGCTGATGGCCAAGTTCGAAGCCGCCATCCGCGCCAAGCTGCCGGCCGCCCAGGCCGACCGCCTGCTGGCCCTGGCCAACAACCCGGCCGAGCTCGAAGCGCTGCCGGTGACGGAGTTCATGGGCCTGTTCGTGCGCTGA
- a CDS encoding class III extradiol ring-cleavage dioxygenase, which translates to MDIPTRLPTLFLSHGSPMLALEDSPAGRFLDQLGQQLPWPRAIVIASAHFMTDRPMVGGHVRPHTVHDFGGFPQPLYQIQYPAPGQPRLAEEVTARLADAGLNPKLRDNHGLDHGVWVPLRRMYPQADIPVVPLSVLPYGTAAQHYAVGQALAALRDEGVLVIGSGGFVHNLGDLDWGQRDAPMPPWAAEFAAWMHEKLAAGDREALLDWEARAPHARHAHPTVEHLMPLFVALGAAGAEPTARTIHRSHEMGSLALDAFAFD; encoded by the coding sequence ATGGACATCCCCACCCGCTTGCCGACCCTGTTCCTTTCGCACGGCTCGCCGATGCTGGCGCTGGAGGACTCGCCCGCCGGGCGCTTCCTCGACCAACTGGGCCAGCAACTGCCGTGGCCGCGCGCGATCGTGATCGCCTCGGCCCACTTCATGACCGACCGGCCGATGGTCGGCGGCCACGTGCGCCCGCACACCGTGCACGACTTCGGCGGCTTTCCGCAGCCGCTCTACCAGATCCAGTACCCCGCCCCGGGCCAGCCGCGGCTGGCCGAGGAAGTGACCGCGCGGCTGGCCGACGCCGGCTTGAACCCGAAGCTGCGCGACAACCACGGCCTCGACCACGGCGTGTGGGTGCCGCTGCGGCGCATGTACCCGCAGGCCGACATCCCGGTGGTGCCGCTGTCGGTGCTGCCCTACGGCACCGCCGCGCAGCACTACGCCGTCGGCCAAGCCTTGGCGGCGTTGCGCGACGAAGGCGTGCTGGTGATCGGCTCGGGCGGTTTCGTCCACAACCTCGGCGACCTGGACTGGGGCCAACGCGACGCGCCGATGCCGCCGTGGGCCGCGGAGTTCGCCGCGTGGATGCACGAGAAACTCGCCGCGGGCGACCGCGAGGCCTTGCTCGACTGGGAAGCGCGCGCGCCGCATGCGCGGCACGCGCATCCCACGGTCGAACACCTGATGCCGCTGTTCGTGGCGCTGGGCGCGGCGGGCGCCGAGCCGACCGCGCGGACGATCCATCGTTCGCATGAGATGGGGTCGTTGGCGTTGGATGCGTTCGCGTTCGATTGA
- a CDS encoding LysR family transcriptional regulator — translation MDRIADLNLFLRVLDLGSISAAARSLDLSVAVASQRLKRLERDLGVRLLHRTTRQLHATAEGQALADRGRALIEELEGLTDDLRRAGSEPAGLVRVTTSASFGRMYLSPLLPEFQRRYPLVRLSVNLSDENLDLIASGMDLAIRIGALSDSSLVASKLADNRRVLACSPEYLRRRTAPRVPQDLTEHECLLLVGAQRRIEDWRMLDAAGRETVVRVNGRLESNFGEVLRDAALAGLGIAHFSVWHVHEDLRAGRLVQVLPQHRLPDTAIHAVMPQRRYVPLRVRAFVDFVAESFGDVPPWERHA, via the coding sequence GTGGACCGGATCGCCGACCTGAACCTGTTCCTGCGGGTCCTGGACCTGGGCTCGATCAGCGCCGCCGCGCGCAGCCTGGACCTGTCAGTGGCGGTGGCCAGCCAGCGGCTCAAGCGCCTGGAGCGCGACCTGGGCGTGCGCCTGCTGCACCGGACCACGCGCCAACTGCACGCCACCGCCGAGGGCCAGGCCCTGGCCGACCGCGGCCGCGCCCTGATCGAGGAACTCGAAGGCCTGACCGACGACCTGCGCCGCGCCGGCAGCGAGCCGGCCGGCCTGGTGCGCGTGACCACCTCGGCCTCGTTCGGCCGCATGTACCTCTCGCCGCTGCTGCCCGAGTTCCAGCGCCGCTACCCGCTGGTGCGGCTGAGCGTGAACCTGAGCGACGAGAACCTGGACCTGATCGCCTCGGGCATGGACTTGGCGATCCGCATCGGCGCCTTGAGCGACTCGAGCTTGGTCGCGAGCAAGCTCGCCGACAACCGCCGCGTGCTGGCCTGTTCGCCCGAGTACCTGCGCCGCCGCACCGCGCCGCGGGTGCCGCAGGATCTGACCGAACACGAATGTCTGCTGCTGGTCGGCGCGCAGAGGCGGATCGAGGACTGGCGCATGCTCGACGCCGCCGGGCGCGAGACCGTGGTGCGGGTCAACGGGCGTTTGGAGAGCAACTTCGGCGAAGTGCTGCGCGATGCGGCGTTGGCGGGGTTGGGGATCGCGCATTTCTCGGTCTGGCACGTGCACGAAGACTTGCGCGCGGGGCGGCTGGTGCAGGTGTTGCCGCAGCACCGATTGCCGGATACCGCGATCCACGCGGTGATGCCGCAGCGGCGTTACGTGCCGTTGCGGGTGCGCGCCTTCGTCGATTTCGTCGCCGAATCGTTCGGCGACGTGCCGCCGTGGGAGCGGCACGCGTGA
- a CDS encoding MFS transporter: protein MHAPSSSAAVAAPAAPAAGGRARLPVALYALTVGAFGIGTTEFVIMGLLLQVAADLQVGLAAAGLLISGYALGVFVGAPVLTVATGRMPRKAVLVALMLIFTLGNIVCAIAPNYEVLMIARVITSLAHGTFFGVGAVVATGLVPEDRKASAISIMFTGLTVATLLGVPAGAWLGLHFGWRSTFWAVAVIGVIATLVIATLVPKDRSKPEPVALRREVRAVLHPQVLLGLLMTVLGFAGVFTVYTFIQPILTTLSGFGEAAVSPILLVFGGGMILGNLIGGRLADKRLAPALIGTLVALALVLGVMTFALHNRVATVAFVGLLGVAAFATVPPLQLWVLQKTDAAGQNLASSLNIGAFNLGNALGAWLGGAVIEHGPGLGAVTWVAALVTVSGLALALVAAKLDANGRAVDDAPRSTGRAAAACAN from the coding sequence ATGCACGCCCCCTCCTCTTCCGCCGCCGTCGCCGCGCCCGCCGCGCCCGCCGCGGGCGGCCGCGCGCGCCTGCCGGTAGCGCTGTACGCGCTGACCGTCGGCGCGTTCGGCATCGGCACCACCGAGTTCGTCATCATGGGCCTGCTGCTGCAGGTCGCCGCCGATCTGCAGGTCGGGCTGGCCGCGGCCGGGCTGCTGATCTCCGGCTACGCGCTGGGCGTGTTCGTCGGCGCGCCGGTGCTCACCGTCGCCACCGGGCGGATGCCGCGCAAGGCGGTGCTGGTCGCGCTGATGCTGATCTTCACCCTCGGCAACATCGTCTGCGCGATCGCGCCGAACTACGAAGTGCTGATGATCGCGCGCGTCATCACCTCGCTCGCCCACGGCACCTTCTTCGGCGTCGGCGCGGTGGTCGCGACCGGCTTGGTGCCGGAAGACCGTAAGGCGTCGGCGATCTCGATCATGTTCACCGGCCTGACGGTCGCCACCCTGCTCGGCGTGCCGGCCGGCGCGTGGCTGGGCCTGCACTTCGGCTGGCGTTCGACGTTCTGGGCGGTCGCGGTAATCGGCGTGATCGCGACGCTGGTGATCGCCACGCTGGTGCCGAAGGACCGCAGCAAGCCCGAACCGGTAGCGCTGCGCCGCGAAGTGCGCGCGGTGCTGCATCCGCAAGTGTTGCTCGGCTTGCTGATGACCGTGCTCGGCTTCGCCGGCGTGTTCACCGTCTACACCTTCATCCAGCCGATCCTCACCACCCTCAGCGGCTTCGGTGAAGCAGCAGTGTCGCCGATCCTGCTGGTGTTCGGCGGCGGCATGATCCTGGGCAATCTGATCGGCGGACGTTTGGCCGACAAGCGCTTGGCGCCGGCCTTGATCGGCACGCTGGTCGCGTTGGCGCTGGTGCTGGGCGTGATGACATTCGCGCTGCACAACCGAGTCGCGACGGTCGCCTTCGTCGGCTTGCTCGGCGTGGCCGCGTTCGCGACGGTGCCGCCGCTGCAGTTGTGGGTGTTGCAGAAGACCGACGCGGCCGGGCAGAACCTCGCCTCCAGCCTCAACATCGGCGCGTTCAACCTCGGCAATGCGCTGGGCGCGTGGCTCGGCGGCGCGGTGATCGAGCACGGGCCGGGGCTCGGCGCGGTGACCTGGGTCGCGGCGTTGGTGACGGTGTCGGGCTTGGCGCTGGCCTTGGTGGCGGCGAAGTTGGATGCGAACGGGCGGGCCGTGGACGATGCGCCGCGCAGTACGGGGCGGGCCGCCGCGGCTTGCGCGAATTGA
- a CDS encoding LysR family transcriptional regulator: MDTLRGMRTFVRAVELGSLSAAARELRTTQPTVSKQVAALERELGVRLLQRSTTHLAPTEQGRRFYERARRVLEEYGEAVDDARGLSQTPAGLLRVAASVSLGVLHLNRLAQAFLALHPQVEIELILNDRYIDLVEEGMDVALRLGASLPPNLVARRVAASPRGLVASVEYLRAHPPLREPADVAAHNYLRYAGASEALELTGPDGRTLSLAANGRYRINNSLAIRESFALGAGIGLAPAWLVQDLIDAGRLSWVLPQWRAASHDAYVAYPARRHLPARTRAFVDFLAREVPGLPGFEAVPENV, encoded by the coding sequence ATGGACACGCTTCGCGGCATGCGGACCTTCGTGCGCGCGGTCGAGCTGGGCAGCCTGTCGGCGGCGGCGCGCGAGTTGCGCACCACCCAGCCGACGGTGAGCAAGCAGGTCGCCGCGCTGGAACGCGAACTCGGCGTGCGCTTGCTCCAGCGCAGCACCACTCATCTGGCGCCGACCGAACAGGGCCGGCGCTTTTACGAACGCGCGCGGCGGGTGCTGGAGGAATACGGCGAGGCGGTCGACGACGCGCGCGGGCTCAGCCAGACCCCGGCGGGGCTGCTGCGCGTGGCGGCGTCGGTGAGCCTGGGCGTGCTGCATCTCAACCGGTTGGCGCAGGCGTTCCTGGCCTTGCATCCGCAGGTCGAGATCGAGCTGATCCTCAACGACCGCTACATCGATCTGGTCGAGGAGGGCATGGACGTGGCGCTGCGGCTCGGCGCCAGCTTGCCGCCGAATCTGGTGGCGCGGCGCGTGGCCGCTTCGCCGCGCGGCTTGGTCGCCTCGGTCGAGTACCTGCGCGCGCATCCGCCGTTGCGCGAACCGGCGGATGTCGCCGCGCACAACTACCTGCGTTACGCGGGCGCCAGCGAAGCCTTGGAACTGACCGGGCCGGACGGGCGCACGCTGTCGCTCGCGGCGAACGGACGGTATCGGATCAACAATTCGCTGGCGATCCGCGAAAGCTTCGCCTTGGGCGCGGGCATCGGTTTGGCGCCGGCGTGGTTGGTCCAGGATCTGATCGATGCAGGCCGGTTGAGCTGGGTCTTGCCGCAGTGGCGCGCGGCTTCGCACGATGCGTACGTGGCGTATCCGGCGCGGCGGCATCTGCCGGCGCGGACGCGGGCGTTCGTGGATTTCCTCGCGCGCGAGGTGCCGGGGTTGCCGGGGTTCGAGGCGGTGCCGGAGAACGTTTGA
- a CDS encoding SGNH/GDSL hydrolase family protein, translated as MNAPLPRQALAAAALALSLLAPARAAEPARWVGTWTASPQATWGAGFVLPNNAPDRVRDQTIRQVARISVGGQRVRIALSNAYGREPVTIGAARIARSLGADRTDAGSDRALTFGGRASVVLLPGAPVLSDPVELSAPALAELAVSLYLPQDTALRSFHWEGSQDAYLARGDRAAQPVLDGAEKISSRPYLSGVYVESARPTRTVVAFGDSITDGAASTPNRNQRWPDFLAQRLAERDIAVLNAGISGAQVLNDGMGVSALARFERDVLAQRPDTVVLLMGINDIGWPGSSFEPTREAMNAQRLIDGYRQLIARARQAGVRIVGATLTPFEDALSDAPVKHYFNADKEKVRQQVNRWIRTSGEFDAVADFDARLRDPKHPARMQAAFDSGDRLHPGDAGYRAMADSLDEAVLFGAR; from the coding sequence ATGAACGCTCCGCTTCCGCGCCAAGCCCTCGCCGCCGCCGCGCTCGCCCTGTCCCTGCTCGCCCCCGCCCGCGCCGCCGAGCCGGCGCGCTGGGTCGGCACCTGGACCGCCAGCCCGCAAGCCACCTGGGGCGCCGGTTTCGTTCTGCCCAACAACGCGCCGGACCGGGTGCGCGACCAGACCATCCGCCAAGTCGCGCGCATCAGCGTCGGTGGCCAGCGCGTGCGCATCGCGCTGTCGAACGCCTACGGCCGCGAGCCGGTGACCATCGGCGCGGCGCGCATCGCCCGCAGCCTCGGCGCCGATCGCACCGACGCCGGCAGCGACCGCGCGCTGACCTTCGGCGGCCGCGCCTCGGTGGTGCTGTTGCCGGGCGCGCCGGTGCTCAGCGATCCGGTCGAACTCAGCGCGCCGGCGCTGGCCGAACTCGCGGTCAGCCTGTACCTGCCGCAAGACACCGCGCTGCGCAGCTTCCACTGGGAAGGATCGCAAGACGCCTACCTCGCCCGCGGCGACCGCGCCGCGCAGCCCGTGCTGGACGGCGCCGAAAAGATCTCCAGCCGTCCGTACTTGAGCGGCGTCTACGTCGAATCCGCGCGCCCCACCCGCACCGTCGTCGCGTTCGGCGATTCGATCACCGACGGCGCCGCGTCCACGCCGAACCGCAACCAGCGCTGGCCGGATTTCCTCGCCCAGCGTCTGGCCGAGCGCGACATCGCCGTGCTCAACGCCGGCATCTCCGGCGCGCAGGTGTTGAACGACGGCATGGGCGTCAGCGCGCTGGCGCGGTTCGAGCGCGACGTGCTGGCCCAGCGCCCGGATACCGTGGTGCTGCTGATGGGCATCAACGACATCGGCTGGCCCGGCAGCAGCTTCGAGCCGACCCGCGAAGCGATGAACGCGCAACGCCTGATCGACGGCTACCGCCAGTTGATCGCGCGCGCCCGCCAGGCCGGCGTGCGCATCGTCGGCGCCACGCTCACCCCGTTCGAGGATGCGCTGTCCGATGCGCCGGTCAAGCATTACTTCAACGCCGACAAGGAAAAGGTCCGCCAGCAGGTCAATCGCTGGATCCGCACCAGCGGCGAATTCGACGCCGTCGCCGATTTCGACGCGCGGCTGCGCGACCCCAAGCACCCCGCGCGGATGCAGGCCGCTTTCGATTCCGGCGACCGCCTGCATCCGGGCGACGCAGGGTATCGCGCGATGGCCGATTCGCTGGATGAGGCGGTCCTGTTTGGGGCGCGCTGA